Below is a window of Cytobacillus firmus DNA.
CTTTCGGACACCGAACATATCAGGGCCGATTTGCATAATGATGTCCGGGCTGCCGGCCAAATGATACTGAGACAGGCCGCCTTCACCGGTATTCATCCAGGTTCCTCCTGCAAGGCCAAGCCCTTTGGAAAGGGCCGTGATGGCTTTTTCACCGAGGGATCCATAGCTCATGGCCGATTGTCCAACAAGACCCTTAACCCTGAATGGCTGCCGGCAGCTTTTTTCTCCCAGCACAACCGCATCTTCATCCCGAAGATAGTAAGGATCAGCCAATTTTTCTTCGCTGTGCTCCTTTCTTGAAAAAAGATTATCCCCATCGACCTTATAGACACGTGTGTTTATTTTTCTTGTATTATCCACCTTCATTTCATCAACCAGTTTTGGGAACAGGGTGTTTCGTATATAAAAGCCTTCTTCGTCAAAATTTCTTATCGATCCGAAGCCTATTAGTCTTTCTTTGTATTTGCCGGCTTTGACAACATCCTGGTATTCCTTTCTGGAAAAAGGCTTGCCTTCTGTATCATTATTGAACAGGTACTGTCTTAGCTCAGGCCCCACATTTTCTGCGAAGTACCGCACCTTCCCGATTACCGGGAAGTTCCTAAGTATGGAGTGCTGTTTCTGCCTGTCATCTTTTATATACCAATAAATAAATAGAATGACAGGGACAAAAATAACCAATGAGATAAATACGAATAATGCAATGACAAGGTAATCTGTTAAACTCATTTTATCCTCCTTCTATTAAAACATGCTTAGGGCTTCACTGATAGGGGTGTCTCCCGAGGCTGCTTCAATGGTCGAATGAAAGACCGCTTCCTGGTTAAGGGACTCTACCAGAACTTCAGCAGCGTCCTCGCGCGGTATCTCAGCCTTTCGGTCATGGATTTTCTTCGACAGGGTAATGGCTCCGTTCCCGGGATTGTCCGTTAATTGGCCAATCCGAACCACTGTGTATACTAGATTGGCAGTTTTGAGCATATCCTCCGGAAGATCCTTCGCCGCAATTTTGCGGGAAGGGTCTGTTTCGCTTTCCTCCGCTTTAACTGCACTCATCATCACAAATCTCCTGACATTTGATTTTTGTGCCAATTGGATGATGTCGGATATAGATTGGTGATCGACCATAACGGTTTTGCCTGTATGTTTTTTAGGATTGACGCCTGTCAAGTAAATCACGGCATCTGATGCCTGCAGATAGGGGATCAGCTTTTCCTCGTCATAAACAATTGCCTGTGCTGCTCCCAGCTTGATCAGATCTTCCATTTGGTTTTCCTTTGCCGCAACGGCAAGAGCTTCATGCTTCCTGTCAGCGAGCTTCCTGATTACATGCTCACCGACATCTCCATTGGCACCGATTACAATCACCTTCATGCTAACGCCTCCTTTTTTACCTTTTTTCCACAAGGGGTTTATTTAAAACCAAAATCAGGCAAACAAAAAAGCGGCCCATTAAGTGGACCGGCTGGTTTTACTATAATCGTTATGTGGCTCAGACGGCTCACTGCATATAAAATAAAGCTCCATCCTTTGCGGATGAAGCTTTGCCGTTTATGCCAGCCGTTTGAAATTCTGGCCGAGTATTTCATTCATCGTGTGTACTGTGATAAATGCTTTATTGTCAACCTGGGTAATATAGCTTTTCAGCTTAGTAAAATCTTTTCTGCCCAGGATGGTTGTAATGACTTCTTTTTTATCTGAAGTGAAGGCACCGGTTGCCGTGTGAATGGTTGCACCCTTCCCCAATTCATGAACTATAAAGGTTTTAATTTCATCACTGTGGTGGCTGATAATCACAATTTCCTTATTTGAATTGAATTGCTGAAGTGCATAATCAATCACAAATCCATTAATAATGACTCCAAAAAAGGCATACATGCCGACTTGCGGCCCAAATAGAACGGCGGAAGACAGGGCAATGGCTAAATCAGCCAGAAGCACTCCTCTGCCAACTTCAATATTTAAATATTTATTAAAAATCATAGCGATGATATCTGTACCGCCAGTGGAGGCCTGCTGGTTAAACACAATCGCCATGCCGGTTGCGGCGATGCATTGCCCGATGATCAGCTGAATAAGCAAGTCATCACTAAGCGGCTGAGCCATCGGGGCGAACTTCTCAAGCGCCCATACATAAAAGGACAATGCAAAGCTTGCATAAATGGTTTTTGCCCCAAAACCAGATCCAAGAAAAACAAACCCAACTGCAAACAATATCAAATTGACAAGAATCATGAATGTACCGATTGAGAAATCTGGAAATACATCATTCATGATAATCGACAATCCGCTGACCCCTCCAGTTGCTAAATTATTGGGGGATAAGAAAAAATGGACATTTATAGAAACCAGGAAAGCTCCCAGGTTGATCATCATAAAAGAAAACAGTTTTTGCCGCATCGCCGCAACCTCCTTTATTATAGTTTTTTTCGGATTCCGTAAAAAGCGGAACAACGGGATTATAAAGCCCATCAAGACCCTTTGTAAAGGGAATGAGAGGAAAAAAATAAGGTTTAATAATTAAGAAAATTGGAAGGGTTCGCAAAAGTGGATGCTATTATCTATTTTTGTTTAATTCTTATATAATAGTTATGACTAGCATGAGCACGAAAGGATGTAAGAAATCTTGAAAAATAGAAAGCTTATTGTCATTCCCATTATGATACTTGTAGCCGGGGCTGCCATGTGGATGCTGAATAAGGATTACCAGCAGATTGATCTGATGATCCGCTTGATGATAGCAGCCGGTGCAGCACTATTATCAGGTGTTATCTCCTATTTTTTATTCAAGCCGGAAAAAGAAGAACAATAAAGTGAAACTTCAATCAGTGGGGGTTTTCCTTATCCCCCACTGATTGTTAGTCGCGTTCTAGTGTCGCTAAGATCTCCGCTAGCGCTTCGATCAATCGACACTACGTACCCGATTGGTTCAACTAAGCCTCTGCCTGCGCGTCGGCAAGTTTCACTGTATCTCACCAATCGGGCCTTTACATTATAAAGCGAGGCGACTTGCCTTGGGGTGACAAGCATAAGACGAGCAGATGGAGGGGAGTGCTTTTCTTCCCATCAGCTGATTGGCTTATGACCTCGAGCCCCTAGGAGCCGCAGCTAGATTGGGCAGTTTGACCCCCGCTTATCCTCCTTTGATTCTTCTGAGTCTTGAAGTGGGGGTCTTACTGCCCGTTAGACTGCGATAAAATGCCTGCTCCCTGGATAGGGGACAGGCATTTCTTTTTTGGGGAACTTTTACCATTCTGATGCGTATATAAGCTGAAGGGAGCTGATGAAGGTGAACCATGTTAAAGAATGCCCGAGATGCAAAGGGACAGAATTTGCAGAAGGCACTGACTATGTGGCAGTCAGGCCATTGAATAAAAAACTTTCAACTGGATCTCTGAAGATCTTTCGCTTTTGTTTAAGCTGCGGGGAGATTGTATCTATCAGAGTTGAAAATCCTGGCAAGTTTAGAAGCAAGTGACGGAAAAAGAGGCGGGATGAAGCCGAAAAAGAGGAAGCAGCGAGGAAAACGGTCGCCATAAACGCTCCATGACGCCGCACGTTTAGGCATTCCCCCGCCAGCCTCCTCACATTCTTATTTCTTCCGCTTAAGCAGCTGTAAATCAATGTACAGCTGGCATCTTGTATTAAAGTCGTCAAAATCGATTGAAGTCAGGTCAGTAATTTGTTTCATTCGGTATTTTAATGTATTGGTATGGATGAAAAGCTGTTCCGCTGTCGGCTTGAGGCGGCAGTTGTTCAATAAATAGACTTCAAGCGTCTTCAGCAGGCTGGTTTGGCTCTCCAGGTCTTTTTTCTGCAGCTTCATAAGATCTTCATTAACATAATTGGTCTTGCTGTTATGCTGGGCGATCGGTTCCAGGTAACGGAACACCCAGAGCTTTTTATATTCATAGGGCAGTTCTTCAGGCGAGCCAATGAATTTGGCGGCTTTGATGACCTCCAGGGCCTCTCGATAGCTTTTGCGAAGTTTGAGGATGGAGGAATACTCTCCTCCGATTCCCGCATACACAGTCTGCTGCCTGAATTGGCTTAGGACGGTATTGGTTAATTCGTGTGCGTCTTCTGAAAGGCTGCCGGGTGCAGGGGAGCTGCTGCCGATCATCACGATGATCTCATGCTGATTCGTAAAGATATAAGCAGGATGGCTGAGCGCATTAGCGAACAGCCGAACGGTTTCATTTAACTCTGCCAACATCTCTTCATCTCCCTGAAGGACCGTAAATACATTGATGATAAAGGCCTCCGGGAGGATGATTTTGACATTGGCAGCTTCCCACTTAATCTGATCTTCGGTCTGATACGTACGATCAATGATTTTTTGATAAAATTGATGTTTTTCTTCTTCTTTACGGAGCTTCTTCAGGTTTTTCTGATATAAAAGCTTTCCAATATGGAAGGAAACGTCATGCAGAAACTTCATTTCGCTTTCTGACAGGAAACCGTCCAATTCCTGAACCCAGATAAATCCAAGTATCTGCTCTTTATATTTAGCGCTTACAACTACACGCTGGTTAAGGCCGATTTCTTCCATCTTCTTAATTCTGAAAGGCTCAGGGATTGTCTTTAACTGGTCAACAATGCCTTCATCCATAAATTTCTCCAAAATGGGAATCGGCCATCTCTTCGAAAATATGGTCTGCTGGTTCGCCAAATCAAAATGCTCAATATAATACGAGCTATAAGCCAGCAGCGAGAATTGCTCATCCTCGATGACAACAGGCTTCTTCAAAAAAGTGCTGACCATTTCTGTAATCTCATCAATATCAGTCAAAGTAAGGATTTTCTCCAGCGGCTGGCTCATTAAGCTCCCTCCTCATTATTGCTGTTCTTATTATAGTGAAAAACGGTGACAGGCACCACCCGAATTTTGTGGTATAGAAAAAGGACCGGGCATTTTCTTAGCCCAGTCCTGATTAGTCTAGTTTATTTTAAGGATTTTTCAAAGTCTGCAAACTGTTTCTCAACTTCTGCAGATGGCTTCTCAGTCAGAAGACTCACCACGATGATGGCAATTAAGCTGGCAGCAAAGCCAGGGATCATTTCATAGAGGAAGTCGGATAATCCGGCTTGAGACCAAATGATGACGGTGCTGGCACCTATGATCATCCCTGCTAGTGCTCCCCATCTTGTCATGCGCTTCCAGTATAAGCTGAGAATGATAAGCGGTCCGAAAGCAGATCCGAAACCAGCCCAAGCATAACCCACAAGGTCCAGAATCGTTTCATTTTTCTCCCATGAGATAAATAATGCAATGACAGAAACCAGCAATACAGATAATCTTCCTATTGTAACCAATTCTTTATCTGTAGCTGAGCGGCGGAAGAATGTCTTATATAAATCTTCCGTTAATGAGCTTGATGTGACTAGCAGCTGTGATGAGATGGTACTCATGATAGCTGCAAGGATTGCCGAGATTAAAAAGCCTGTAATGATCGGGTGGAATAATACCTCGCCCAGGAGGATGAAGATCGTTTCGGGATCTTCGATGCTAATTCCGGTATCCGCCACATAAGCAATTCCGACAAAACCAGTCAGCATAGCGCCAATACTCGAGAAAATCATCCAGCCCATCCCAATGCGGGTGGCTTTTTTGATTTCTTTAACTGAACTGATAGCCATAAAGCGGACGATAATATGAGGCTGTCCAAAGTAGCCAAGGCCCCATGCAAAAAGGGAAACGATGCCTAATAGACTTGTCCCTTTAAAGATATCAAGGAAAGCTGGATTGATTGTTCTGGCAGTATCAATTGCCGGCCCAAATCCTCCTATATGGAAAAGGGTTACGATTGGTACAAGAATGAGGGCGAGAAACATAATCAAACCCTGAACAAAGTCTGTCCAGCTAACCGCAAGAAATCCTCCAAATAGTGTATACGCAACCACAACACCTGTAATGATCCATAAACCGGTGTGGTAATCCAGCCCGAAAGTGCTCTGGAATAAAACGCCCCCGGAAACCATGCCTGATGATACATAAAAGGTAAAGAAAATTAAGATAACTAATCCTGAAATCAGGCGGAGGATTTTGGAAGCATCCCCGAACCGGTTTTCTAAATAACCGGGAATCGTAATAGAATCATTGGCTACCTCAGTATACGTGCGGAGCCTTGGTGCCACATAGATCCAGTTTGCCCATGCCCCGAGAGTCAAGCCGATGACAATCCAGGAAGCGCTTAGGCCAGTGGCATACATGGCTCCTGGAAGGCCCATCAAAAGCCATCCGCTCATATCGGAAGCACCCGCACTTAAAGCGGTTACCGCAGGACCCAGTGTCCGTCCTCCGAGCATGTAATCTGATAGATTGGAAGTCCGTTTATACGCATAATAGCCAATCCAAAGCATTCCAATCATATACACGGTAATGGATATAATTAATGCATAATCCATTTTGTCAGCCTCCTTTTTGTTGGTTTAACAAAATATTTAGATAAAATAAGCGATGAGAAAGCAGTGGTTTGCTTTCTCATTACCTAGAAATCATGACTGGTTTCTTTTTATTATAGTTATATTTTAATATTTTGGAAGAAAAATATTATTTCTTGAAAATGCCCTTAAAAGCAAATGCAATATTAGCCGGCCGTTCAGCAAGCCTTCTCATGAAATAGCCGTACCAGTCCATGCCGTATGGTACATAGACACGCATCTTATAGCCTTGCTTTGCCAGCTCCAGCTGTGTTTTATTCCTCATGCCATAAAGCATTTGAAACTCGAAACGGTCGTTTGAAATGTTATGCTTCTTTGCTAATTCTTTTGTGTACTCGATGATCTGGTCATCGTGGGAAGCTATTGCTGTATAGTTTCCGTTTAAGAGACTTTGTTCTATCAATTTCTTATAGTTTTCATCAACATCTGTCTTCTCAGGAAATGCGTGCTCAGGTGCTTCTTTATATGCCCCTTTTACCATTCTTAAGAACGGTTGGTATTTCCCCAGATCCTCCAGGTCCTTTTCAGTCCGGTACAGGTACGCCTGCAGAACGGTGCTTACACAGCTGTACTTTTCTTTAAACTGTTTAAACAAATCGATCGTTGCCTGGCAGCGCGGCACATCTTCCATATCGATTGTCACCATGATCTTATGCTTCTCGGCAGTATCAAGAATTCTGGTCATGTTTTTCACAACAAGATCATGATCAATATCCAGACCAAGAGAAGTCATTTTCAGGGATACTTGTGAATCCAGTCCTTCTTTGCTGATCATTTCAATGGTTGAAATACATTCCTCTGTCCGTTCATTTGCCACTTCAACAGAATCAACAAATTCTCCCAAAT
It encodes the following:
- a CDS encoding NAD(P)H-binding protein, with translation MKVIVIGANGDVGEHVIRKLADRKHEALAVAAKENQMEDLIKLGAAQAIVYDEEKLIPYLQASDAVIYLTGVNPKKHTGKTVMVDHQSISDIIQLAQKSNVRRFVMMSAVKAEESETDPSRKIAAKDLPEDMLKTANLVYTVVRIGQLTDNPGNGAITLSKKIHDRKAEIPREDAAEVLVESLNQEAVFHSTIEAASGDTPISEALSMF
- a CDS encoding YitT family protein, with product MRQKLFSFMMINLGAFLVSINVHFFLSPNNLATGGVSGLSIIMNDVFPDFSIGTFMILVNLILFAVGFVFLGSGFGAKTIYASFALSFYVWALEKFAPMAQPLSDDLLIQLIIGQCIAATGMAIVFNQQASTGGTDIIAMIFNKYLNIEVGRGVLLADLAIALSSAVLFGPQVGMYAFFGVIINGFVIDYALQQFNSNKEIVIISHHSDEIKTFIVHELGKGATIHTATGAFTSDKKEVITTILGRKDFTKLKSYITQVDNKAFITVHTMNEILGQNFKRLA
- a CDS encoding PucR family transcriptional regulator, coding for MSQPLEKILTLTDIDEITEMVSTFLKKPVVIEDEQFSLLAYSSYYIEHFDLANQQTIFSKRWPIPILEKFMDEGIVDQLKTIPEPFRIKKMEEIGLNQRVVVSAKYKEQILGFIWVQELDGFLSESEMKFLHDVSFHIGKLLYQKNLKKLRKEEEKHQFYQKIIDRTYQTEDQIKWEAANVKIILPEAFIINVFTVLQGDEEMLAELNETVRLFANALSHPAYIFTNQHEIIVMIGSSSPAPGSLSEDAHELTNTVLSQFRQQTVYAGIGGEYSSILKLRKSYREALEVIKAAKFIGSPEELPYEYKKLWVFRYLEPIAQHNSKTNYVNEDLMKLQKKDLESQTSLLKTLEVYLLNNCRLKPTAEQLFIHTNTLKYRMKQITDLTSIDFDDFNTRCQLYIDLQLLKRKK
- the putP gene encoding sodium/proline symporter PutP, with protein sequence MDYALIISITVYMIGMLWIGYYAYKRTSNLSDYMLGGRTLGPAVTALSAGASDMSGWLLMGLPGAMYATGLSASWIVIGLTLGAWANWIYVAPRLRTYTEVANDSITIPGYLENRFGDASKILRLISGLVILIFFTFYVSSGMVSGGVLFQSTFGLDYHTGLWIITGVVVAYTLFGGFLAVSWTDFVQGLIMFLALILVPIVTLFHIGGFGPAIDTARTINPAFLDIFKGTSLLGIVSLFAWGLGYFGQPHIIVRFMAISSVKEIKKATRIGMGWMIFSSIGAMLTGFVGIAYVADTGISIEDPETIFILLGEVLFHPIITGFLISAILAAIMSTISSQLLVTSSSLTEDLYKTFFRRSATDKELVTIGRLSVLLVSVIALFISWEKNETILDLVGYAWAGFGSAFGPLIILSLYWKRMTRWGALAGMIIGASTVIIWSQAGLSDFLYEMIPGFAASLIAIIVVSLLTEKPSAEVEKQFADFEKSLK
- a CDS encoding proline dehydrogenase family protein; its protein translation is MEAITRDFFLYLSKNSLLNKIAQNRGGSFAAGKLIGGVDFKSSVRFIRDLNNQGLSVTVDHLGEFVDSVEVANERTEECISTIEMISKEGLDSQVSLKMTSLGLDIDHDLVVKNMTRILDTAEKHKIMVTIDMEDVPRCQATIDLFKQFKEKYSCVSTVLQAYLYRTEKDLEDLGKYQPFLRMVKGAYKEAPEHAFPEKTDVDENYKKLIEQSLLNGNYTAIASHDDQIIEYTKELAKKHNISNDRFEFQMLYGMRNKTQLELAKQGYKMRVYVPYGMDWYGYFMRRLAERPANIAFAFKGIFKK